The following are encoded in a window of Deltaproteobacteria bacterium genomic DNA:
- a CDS encoding 3-hydroxyanthranilate 3,4-dioxygenase, with protein sequence MPQLRSLNLKRWIDEHRHLLRPPVGNAQVYPDAEFIVMVVGGPNSRKDFHVDPGEELFFQLEGDMVLRVMEDGRPRDVPIREGELLLLPPLVPHSPQRTAGTVGLVVERQRREDELDLLRWYCERCHRVLHEANFRLVDITTQLKPVMEAFYASATLRTCTSCGQVMEPPPPALP encoded by the coding sequence GTGCCCCAGCTTCGTTCCCTCAACCTCAAGCGCTGGATCGACGAGCACCGCCACCTGCTGAGGCCACCGGTCGGCAACGCGCAGGTCTACCCGGACGCGGAGTTCATCGTGATGGTGGTCGGGGGCCCGAACTCCCGGAAGGACTTCCACGTCGACCCCGGAGAGGAGCTCTTCTTCCAGCTCGAGGGGGACATGGTCCTGCGCGTGATGGAGGACGGTCGCCCGCGCGACGTGCCGATCCGCGAGGGAGAGCTGCTCCTGCTGCCGCCGCTCGTACCGCACTCGCCGCAGCGCACCGCCGGGACCGTCGGACTCGTCGTGGAGCGGCAGCGGCGCGAGGACGAGCTCGACCTCTTGCGCTGGTACTGCGAGCGCTGCCACCGCGTGCTCCACGAAGCGAACTTTCGGCTGGTGGACATCACGACCCAGCTCAAGCCGGTGATGGAGGCCTTCTACGCCAGCGCCACCCTCCGTACCTGCACGAGCTGCGGCCAGGTGATGGAGCCGCCTCCCCCGGCCCTCCCTTGA
- a CDS encoding amidohydrolase, protein MKVDLHTHILPERWPDLERRYGAAGFPRLEHHAPGCARILVGERVFRELQSNSWDPAVRLAECDRDGVRLQVLSTVPLMFCYWARPADGADLARLLNDHLAEVVARHPGRFVGLGTLPLQEPELAARELERCVRDLGLRGAQIGTHVGEWNLDHPALFPVFERAQALDAALFVHPWEMLAPERMTKYWLPWLVGMPTETTLAICSVIFGGVLERLPRLRLGFAHGGGAFPFTLGRIQHGFEVRPDLCATDNPHPPLRYLTRLTFDALVHDAEALRFLIKRVGVERVALGSDYPFPLGEAHPGALIASLPELVPAERERLLSGTALEFLGLAAAQGKERPR, encoded by the coding sequence TTGAAGGTCGACCTGCACACGCATATCCTGCCCGAGCGCTGGCCCGACCTCGAGCGGCGCTACGGCGCGGCGGGCTTTCCGCGCCTCGAGCACCACGCCCCCGGCTGCGCGCGCATCCTCGTCGGCGAGCGGGTCTTCCGCGAGCTCCAGTCGAACAGCTGGGACCCGGCCGTGCGCCTCGCCGAGTGCGACCGCGACGGCGTGCGCCTGCAGGTCCTCTCCACCGTGCCGCTCATGTTCTGCTACTGGGCGCGCCCCGCCGACGGCGCCGACCTCGCGCGGTTGCTCAACGATCACCTGGCCGAGGTGGTCGCACGCCACCCGGGGCGCTTCGTCGGCCTCGGCACGCTGCCGCTGCAGGAGCCGGAGCTCGCGGCCCGCGAGCTGGAGCGGTGCGTGCGGGACCTCGGTCTTCGCGGCGCGCAGATCGGCACCCACGTCGGCGAGTGGAACCTGGACCACCCCGCGCTCTTTCCCGTCTTCGAGCGCGCGCAGGCCCTCGACGCCGCGCTCTTCGTCCACCCCTGGGAGATGCTCGCCCCCGAGCGCATGACCAAGTACTGGCTCCCCTGGCTCGTGGGTATGCCGACGGAGACGACCCTCGCCATCTGCTCGGTCATCTTCGGCGGCGTCCTCGAGCGGCTGCCGCGCCTGCGCCTCGGCTTCGCGCACGGGGGCGGGGCCTTCCCGTTCACGCTCGGCCGCATCCAGCACGGCTTCGAGGTCCGCCCCGACCTCTGCGCCACCGACAACCCTCATCCGCCGCTGCGCTACCTGACGCGCCTGACCTTCGACGCGCTCGTGCACGACGCCGAGGCGCTCCGGTTCCTGATCAAGCGGGTGGGCGTGGAGCGCGTGGCTCTCGGTTCGGACTACCCCTTCCCCCTCGGAGAGGCGCACCCCGGCGCCCTCATCGCGTCGCTCCCCGAGCTCGTCCCCGCCGAGCGCGAGCGCCTCCTCTCGGGGACCGCGCTCGAGTTCCTGGGGCTCGCCGCGGCGCAGGGGAAGGAGCGACCACGATGA